The Treponema sp. OMZ 790 genome includes the window TATGGCGAAACAAGGGCGGGATCCAAGAAGAGGGCTCCCTTTTCGCTCTTTCCCATTTTTTGACCGTCGGCTCTTGTAACAAGGGGGAAGGTAAGGGCAAACACTTCGCTTCCGCCTTTTCTGCGGATAAGGTCGCTTCCTGCAACCATGTTTCCCCACTGGTCATCTCCGCCTATTTGAAGTTCCACATTACGGGTTTGATTGAGCATTAAAAAGTCGTAGCTTTGCAAAAGCTGGTAGTTAAATTCCAAAAAAGAAAGCCCTGTTTCCATTCTTTTTTTGTAGGCTTCAAAACTAAGCATTTTGTTGACCGAAAAGTGAGAGCCTATATCGCGTAAAAAATCGATGTAGTTTAAATCGGCAAGCCAATCCTTATTGTTGACAAAACTCACGTTCTTAATATCTTCTGCCAAAAATTTTTCAATTTGTTTTTGAATTGAAGCCGCATTTTTATCGAGTTCATCATAAGAAAGCATCTTGCGCATTTCGGTTTTTCCTGACGGGTCGCCTATGCGGGAAGTTCCTCCGCCGACTAAAATGACTCCCTTGTGCCCCTCACGGCATAAATGCTTTAAGGCAAAAATCGGAACCATATGTCCTATGTGTAAACTGGGCCCTGTCGGGTCTGTGCCTGTGTAAAAAGCGATTTGTTCCTTGTCCATTCTATTGGAAAGGGCTTCCAAATCGGTGCATTGCTGAAGGAAGCCCCTTTCTTGTAATATTTTTAATGCTTTATTCATGTTTTGACTATACAATAATTTTCAGCTTGGGTCAACAGAGCAGGAATTTCAAATTATGATGACTATATTTTTATAAATTTATCTAAAATGCTAAATTTGGAATTGCTTTTTACAAAAAAGGAGTTTATAATATATGCAGAGCTTACAATGATAAATAAGTTTATGTAACCTCTAAAAAAAGGCAGGTAAATATGATGAATATGAAAAAAATAATATTTTTTGTTATTGGCTTTATTCTTATTACTATGGGATGTGCTACAAATATGAGTGGAAGACAAAGCTCTGTTCCTCATAGTATAGATTTTCAAAAAATAAAAAATATTTCAATTTTTACACAATTTTGTGATATTGAACTTATAGCCGATAATACCCCTTCTGAAAATAATAATATTTCTCTTGAATATACGGTCAGCAATATAAAAGAAAAATATGTGAGTGTTACTATTGAGGATGATACACTTATTTTTAAAGAAGAATCGTTTTTGACTTTTTTACCTCGTGCAAGATGGAATCCTCCGCTTATCAGTATTCGCATACCTAAAAATCATATACTGCAAACGCTTACTATTGAAACTGAAAATACAAGCATGATCAAAAATCTTACGGCTGCAATATGTTTTTTTCGTGTAAAGAACGGAAAATTTCAAATTGAAGATAGTACTATAACAGAAAAGGTTAAAATTCAAATGGAAAGCGGTTCCTTTGCAGTGCATAATTCTCATTTTGAAAACATTGATTTTAAAACTGATACCGGAAATATTTATTTTCAAGGTGAAATGTATGGGAACAATATTATTCAAAGTAAGTCAGGGAACGTATCTATGAATCTTAATGCAGAAGCTTCTTTGTATGCTCTGTATTTTTTTCAAAATATAAATAACACACAAGAAATAAAACAAAATCGCAGCCAAGTAAAACATAATCTAGTTATAAAAGGAAATGCCGATAAGATTGATCTATCTTTTGCAAAGAAGAATCAAAGCATTAATCTACATAATGGTAAATCTGTTATCTGCAATAATATTGAATGTAAGAATTTCGGTATTCATGGTGAATACGGAAACATTACCATGAGAAACTGTATTTTTGACAGTCCGGCTATTATTACCGATGGAAATATTTTGTTTGATGGTATCTTAAAAAATACGTGTACAATTGCATCCGATTTGGGATGGATAAAAATTAAAACTTCGGTATCGGAAAAACTTTTAAACCCTTCAGTCACAAGTAGTGTAGGGAAAGTAATAATTACCGGTTTTAATTCAAAAAATGCTTCGATTAAAAGCGGTATAGATTCTGTTTCAATTACCGATTCTATAATTGAATAGTAGATACTTTAGCTTTATCGTGTTTTATAATTAAAATTTGTAAAAAAATTCAACTTGACACCCTCTCTTTTTTCGGATAGAATATCCTGTTTTTGTTTATTTTAAGGGCATCTCTAAAAACCTTGTTGGATTTTTAGAGATGCCCGACGAGTTTTTCATAAGTCCTTATGTATCAATGACTTATGAAAAACATCGCAAATTAAATTTAAGGAACCCCTCTAAAAACTGATGTTTTTAGAGGCTCTCTTAAATGTTTTTAAGGAAGAAATTATGTCAAACGAAAAGAAATTATTGCATTGGGCAGATCAGACTGCCGAAAAAATCATAAGAGAGAGGGGTGATCTCGATGTTTACACTTGCGCATCCGGTATTACGCCTTCGGGAACAGTTCACGTAGGAAACTTCCGCGAAATTATTTCCGTAGATTTGGTTGTGAGAGCCTTGCGCTCCCGAGGAAAAAAGGTGCGCTTTATTTATTCTTGGGATGATTATGACGTATTCCGCAAGGTTCCTGCAAATATGCCTAAGCCTGAAGTTTTGGAAAAATATCTCCGCTATCCGATTACCATGGTTCCCGACACATTTGAGCGGGACGAAAACTACGCCCGCCACCACGAGCATGATGTAGAATCCGTATTGCCGAGAGTCGGTATTCACCCCGAATATCTTTATCAGGCTGAACGCTATCAAAAGGGAATGTATGCCGAAGGGATGAAAAAAGCCTTGGACAATAGGGAAGATCTTAAAGAAATTTTGAACACCTACCGAGATGAGGCCCATAAGATTACCGAGGAGTACTGGCCCGTTTCGGTTTTTTGTACCGCCTGTAACAAGGACACAACAAAGATAGAGTCCTGGGACAATGACTGGACCTTACGCTATTCTTGCGAATGCGGACATTGCGAAGACTTGGATTTGCGCAAGGCAAAGTCCGCAAAGCTGGGCTGGAGGGTTGACTGGCCGATGAGATGGGCCTTTGAGAGAACCGTCTTTGAGCCTGCCGGAAAGGACCATCACTCGCAAGGCGGCTCCTTTGATACGGCGAGCTTAGTTTCCACCCGCATTTATAACTGGCCTGCCCCTGTAAGTTTCCGCTATGACTTTATCGGCTTAAAGGGAGTGCCCGGAAAGATGGCCTCTTCCAAGGGAAAGGTTGTAAGCCTTGCCGAGGTGCTCGAAGTTTACCAGCCCGAAGTTGCCCGATATCTTTTTGCAGGCACAAGACCCAACACCGAATTCGTTATCAGCTTTGACCTTGATGTAATTAAAATTTACGAGGACTACGACAAGACCGAGCGTATTGCATGGAAGGCCGAAAAGGCCAAAAACGATGCGGTCTTCGAAAAAGAATATAGAATCTATGAGCTTTCTCAAATAGACGGAATGCCTGAGTGTATTTCCTATCAAATTCCTTTTAGGCACTTGTGCAATCTTTTGCAAATAAATTCCGGAGATATAGATGCGGTAATAAACAGCCTTCCCGATGTAAAGCCCGCTCAGCTTGACAGGCTGAAGGCAAGAGCCGAATGTGCATGGAATTGGATTACGGACGGAGGAGCTCCCGAAGAGTTTAAGTTTGCTTTAAGGACTGACGGCTCAAAGGCTGATTTGAACGAGGCCGAAACAAAGGCGGTTAAAACGATAAGGGATTCCCTTTTACCTAAAATGGACGTGATGGATGAAAAGGCATTTTCGACAGCCCTCTATGATGCTGCAAAGGAGTGCGGCTTAGAACCCAAGCAAATGTTTGTTGCCGTTTATCAAGCCCTTGTTTCAAAGGATCAGGGGCCTCGTCTAGCCGGCTTTATGAAAACCATCGGCAAGGAAAGGCTGGAGAAAATATTTAAAGATTATTAAAATTTTTATGGAGGCGCGATAAACAGATTGACGGTTACTAACTTTAATGCTAATAGAATTCATATAAATATATAATGGAAATCAAAGAATATGTCAATACTTAAATTAATACTATCGAAAAAAAAGGAATTATTGCTCATTACTTTTTTTATGATAATTGCGCAGCTGCTATCGCAGGGAATTCCGACGCTTATAAAATTTATATCCGACAATTTTATTGAAAGCTCGCCTGTAATAATTTTACTGCTTTCGGGGGGACTGATACTAGCCGGTTTTGTACAGTATTTTTCTGATTATTTTGCCGATAAATATTACTGGAAATTTACAAACGGTATCGGATTGGAATTATTGCGGGGATTTTTAATGATAGTTTTAAATAGCAGCAAACAAGTATTTTCTAACATGAACCCCGATGAATTATCTCGAATGGCAACAAGTGACATTCAACAACTCAAAGAAGCAATAATTAAACAGTATTTTATAGCAATCAGTACACTTATCAAAGTAATTACTTTATTGTCATTTGTTTTGCTTTTGGATTGCAAATTGGGAGCAATAACAATTCTATGGTATGTACTCTTTTATTTTATCAGTAAAAAACTTGTTGATAAGATCGCTAAGGATAGAACACGCGAAAGAACTAATTATACGGAAGTTATGGCTTTAGCAAAAGATGCAGTATACGGAAACTTTGATTTAAAATATTATGCGTCATATAACGGTTTTTTTAAACATTTGGAAAACATCAATAAAAGATATATTTCATCTCATATTTCTCTTATGCTGACCAGTTCTCAATCCCGTTATTTAAAATATATAGGAAATTTTACAAGCATTGCAATTATTATTTGTTACAAAACATTTATTTCAACCGATGTAAGTACGGGAACTGTATTGGCAATGTATATGTATTCAATGAATTATTCTGCTGTGTTTAACAGTATTTTAGCATTACGGACATATTCAAAAGACGTTAAAGCTTTAAAAGAACCCGTTGATAATTTTTTTAAAGCGGCAGAAGAAAAAGAAAATGAACATGCTGCGGTTTGTAAAAACATACAGACTATCAAACTCGATAATATTACTGTTACGTATGATAGTAAAAACATCTTTACCGATTTTAGCTGCGAATTTAAAAAAGATTCCGTTTATATAATAAACGGTAAAAGCGGCGCGGGAAAAACGAGTTTAATCAATGCAATGCTTGGAGAAATAGATTATCAAGGCACAATCTTTTTTAATGACAACCCTTATGAAAATATCGATAAAAACTCATTAAGAAGCAGAATAGGAATTGTACGGCAAAATATCTATTTAATTAACGGAAGCGTTAAAGAAAATATTTTGCTGTTTAACGAAAATTATTCTACGGAAGAAATTGAATATGCTGCAAAGGTTACGGGTATTAAAGATTTAACTCAACACATAGGCACAAGTGAAATCGATAAAGTTTCC containing:
- the tyrS gene encoding tyrosine--tRNA ligase gives rise to the protein MNKALKILQERGFLQQCTDLEALSNRMDKEQIAFYTGTDPTGPSLHIGHMVPIFALKHLCREGHKGVILVGGGTSRIGDPSGKTEMRKMLSYDELDKNAASIQKQIEKFLAEDIKNVSFVNNKDWLADLNYIDFLRDIGSHFSVNKMLSFEAYKKRMETGLSFLEFNYQLLQSYDFLMLNQTRNVELQIGGDDQWGNMVAGSDLIRRKGGSEVFALTFPLVTRADGQKMGKSEKGALFLDPALVSPYDFFQYWRNTADADAEKFMLLFTFLPIEEIKTICAGDINKAKERLAFEVTALIHGKEEAEKALEGARAAFSGGGNKDAMPTANLSLSKLNEGIGVLDLFAAAGLASTKSEARRLVEQGGAFINEEKISDIKVLIKKERLDKDGEMILRAGKKRFMRVIFS
- a CDS encoding DUF4097 family beta strand repeat-containing protein, translating into MMNMKKIIFFVIGFILITMGCATNMSGRQSSVPHSIDFQKIKNISIFTQFCDIELIADNTPSENNNISLEYTVSNIKEKYVSVTIEDDTLIFKEESFLTFLPRARWNPPLISIRIPKNHILQTLTIETENTSMIKNLTAAICFFRVKNGKFQIEDSTITEKVKIQMESGSFAVHNSHFENIDFKTDTGNIYFQGEMYGNNIIQSKSGNVSMNLNAEASLYALYFFQNINNTQEIKQNRSQVKHNLVIKGNADKIDLSFAKKNQSINLHNGKSVICNNIECKNFGIHGEYGNITMRNCIFDSPAIITDGNILFDGILKNTCTIASDLGWIKIKTSVSEKLLNPSVTSSVGKVIITGFNSKNASIKSGIDSVSITDSIIE
- the lysS gene encoding lysine--tRNA ligase — encoded protein: MSNEKKLLHWADQTAEKIIRERGDLDVYTCASGITPSGTVHVGNFREIISVDLVVRALRSRGKKVRFIYSWDDYDVFRKVPANMPKPEVLEKYLRYPITMVPDTFERDENYARHHEHDVESVLPRVGIHPEYLYQAERYQKGMYAEGMKKALDNREDLKEILNTYRDEAHKITEEYWPVSVFCTACNKDTTKIESWDNDWTLRYSCECGHCEDLDLRKAKSAKLGWRVDWPMRWAFERTVFEPAGKDHHSQGGSFDTASLVSTRIYNWPAPVSFRYDFIGLKGVPGKMASSKGKVVSLAEVLEVYQPEVARYLFAGTRPNTEFVISFDLDVIKIYEDYDKTERIAWKAEKAKNDAVFEKEYRIYELSQIDGMPECISYQIPFRHLCNLLQINSGDIDAVINSLPDVKPAQLDRLKARAECAWNWITDGGAPEEFKFALRTDGSKADLNEAETKAVKTIRDSLLPKMDVMDEKAFSTALYDAAKECGLEPKQMFVAVYQALVSKDQGPRLAGFMKTIGKERLEKIFKDY
- a CDS encoding ABC transporter ATP-binding protein — protein: MSILKLILSKKKELLLITFFMIIAQLLSQGIPTLIKFISDNFIESSPVIILLLSGGLILAGFVQYFSDYFADKYYWKFTNGIGLELLRGFLMIVLNSSKQVFSNMNPDELSRMATSDIQQLKEAIIKQYFIAISTLIKVITLLSFVLLLDCKLGAITILWYVLFYFISKKLVDKIAKDRTRERTNYTEVMALAKDAVYGNFDLKYYASYNGFFKHLENINKRYISSHISLMLTSSQSRYLKYIGNFTSIAIIICYKTFISTDVSTGTVLAMYMYSMNYSAVFNSILALRTYSKDVKALKEPVDNFFKAAEEKENEHAAVCKNIQTIKLDNITVTYDSKNIFTDFSCEFKKDSVYIINGKSGAGKTSLINAMLGEIDYQGTIFFNDNPYENIDKNSLRSRIGIVRQNIYLINGSVKENILLFNENYSTEEIEYAAKVTGIKDLTQHIGTSEIDKVSGGERKRIALARLMLNIDNKDVIILDETFANLDIHAIQSILTEVLNKSKNKIVIIISHDEAVQRFLGDNTNVNVLNIGNGNNY